From a region of the Pieris rapae chromosome 22, ilPieRapa1.1, whole genome shotgun sequence genome:
- the LOC111001074 gene encoding uncharacterized protein LOC111001074, which produces MRNPVLLLTLLIAARAFPTKDIPELNALEKSDIERIEKDIRTISYIQNFKTIMSDYVKTQYNNLTVTDMEVVKETLEVFLHNFAADLHNVIDKGEKETVEEINDGIPNSTFDDVKKCIKNELPDVNEEMAEQVVYKLRKNLLKTRNVIDDVIRKSQVNEELNSGP; this is translated from the coding sequence GGAACCCTGTCCTACTTCTAACGCTACTGATAGCGGCCAGAGCATTTCCAACAAAAGATATTCCAGAATTAAACGCATTAGAGAAATCCGACATCGAACGTATAGAAAAGGACATACGCACGATCTCATACATTCAAAACTTCAAAACGATAATGTCTGATTATGTTAAAACgcaatataacaatttaacagTAACAGATATGGAAGTTGTGAAGGAAACATTGGAGGTATTCTTGCATAATTTCGCTGCAGATCTGCACAATGTTATTGACAAGGGAGAGAAAGAGACTGTAGAAGAAATAAACGATGGTATACCAAACTCAACGTTTGATGAtgtaaagaaatgtattaagaacGAACTGCCGGATGTCAATGAAGAGATGGCTGAACAGGTGGTATATAAATTGAGGAAGAATCTTTTGAAAACAAGAAATGTTATAGATGATGTTATAAGAAAATCACAAGTGAACGAAGAATTGAATTCAGGTCCTTAA